Part of the Pan paniscus chromosome 3, NHGRI_mPanPan1-v2.0_pri, whole genome shotgun sequence genome is shown below.
CAAGAATAAGTACTTCTTGAATGTGAAAATTCAAATATTCCACAATCTTGGAAAATTCTTAGTTATTACTCTTTGAATACTGCCTGCATCCATTCTCTCTAGTCTCTCTTTTTTGGCACTCCTATTAGATTTatgttggatttttttcatttatttagctcataCATTGCATTCTAGTAAATTTCCTCAAACTGAATATTGCAGTCGCAGCCAAATGCATAGTTCTCAAAACACTGAAtagaagatatttttatatagctCTTAAAATGATTAAGGCGATGTGTCAGCAAACTGTGCCAGAagtaaaaagtcaagaaacagggAGACATAAGGCTTGTCTCTACAGCTTAGGAGGCTGTGCCAAAgccaaaataataatgtattgctgTGGATGTCTACCTTGTACTCAACGAATATTAAAGCAGGATGCCGCTTTGTGTCAAGTGCTAGATTACGATGAACGGTGTCACGAAGAACACTCCACTCTTGATACCGtatatgtgaccttgagcaagaaaTGTATTCACGCTCAGGCTTCAGTTCCTTTCTGTGGGTTGCTGTGAGGCTCCACAGGGGTAAGGTGAGCACAAGTGCTATGCCTCAGTACCACTAGGGTATTTTCtcaattctaaaatattaaatggcCACGCACTACAGATTTAATAATAGTTTGGGAGGAGGGGCGTGAGGAGAGGAACATTCCACTAGCTCAACTATAAGCTTTCCGATTtcggaaataagaaaaatatgaaaaagtctGCTTTTAGAATTAAGGAACGACGGTGTCGCGTTGACTTTCTCTGCTTGGTTCGCAAACGCTCTTTTCTTGAACTTGAATGACTTCTCTGTCGCTCATACCAACCTCTTTCCTGAATGACTTCTCTGTCGCTCATACCAGCCTCTTTCCTGATTTTCCACACTGGGATTCTCACTCCAATTGTCAGGTTTCCTAATAGACCTGATGAGCCGCTTCACCAGCGCTGCTTAGCTTCGCTTCTTTACTGTCATTGGCTGTCGCTGTTCCAGGTCCCGCCCACAGCGACCTCAATCCTGATTGGATGTCAGTGTCCTTTTGTTATGGCAAAGGTGGATCCCGGTGCTTTGAGATTGGACGACTGGGGTGAGGCGGGCAGCTAATGCGCAGGCGTGTATTCTCGAGTCAGGATTGGCAGGCGAGCGGCTGGAACGGGATGGGATTCTTCTCACGGCGCACGTTCTGTGGGCGGAGTGGGCGGAGCTGCCGGCGTCAGTTGGTCCAAGTGTCCCGGCCTGAGGTGTCGGCCGGATCCCTCCCTCTCCCGGCGCCTCAAGCGGAAGGTGAGGGCCGTCCCGGGCAGCGGAGGGCCTGGCCCCTGGCGACTAGAGCTGCATCCTCAGTACCTCCGAGGGCCTGGAGGGCGGGGCGGGCTGGACGCGGCCCTGCGCACCGGGGGCCCGGGAGGAGCGGTCTCGGGCCTGGGCATTTGGTGGGCGGCGGAGGCCTGGCTCCCGGCAGAACCCTTGCGCAACctctttttctcctgttttcgtTGTCAGGCCCAGGCGTTCTTTGGGAGAGGGACCTCTCGCGGTCCCTGACGCAGACATCGTGCAGCTTTCTCCCCGCAGCTCCTGGGTCGGGAGCCGCTTTGCAGCTCTCGGCTCTGGAATTGGACTGCGGGAGGGGCGTTTGGGTGGAATGGGACCTGGCACGCCTGGACCTTCCCGTGGCTGCTCTGCGAGAGCCTGAGAGAtgggaggggaggctgaggtggggagggagcCTAGAGAGCTGTAAAATAAGGATTGGACCATTTTTCCAGGCGGCGAAAGCGGCACCTGGGTTTGTTTCCTGATCGTCTTCTCCCCCAGAGTCCTGCTGAACAAGTTTTGGGAAGAAAGgtttggaaaggagaaagaggatacATTCCTGAAAGGCAGGGCTTCTGTTATACAGTGTGTCAACCTCAGACTTACGCAACAATAAGGACAGATGCCATTCCAGGTTGCCAACACGTTGTCTATGCCCGAGGACCCAAAGCTGTGCCTATGTATTCTGGTACCTCTATTCCTGATTAAAATCAGTGTAGCTAGCCATTCTCTGAGAGTATATAGCTTCCGTTTAAATCCTCATTTGGCCAAACAATTCCTTGATCTTGTGGAATTTGAAACTGGATTTATTTAACCAGGACAAGTCAAAGCAGAACTTGaacagatctgaacagacattatATTGAAGTTGACGTAGCTTGAAGGGAATGgagtttattttcatttgcttagtAAAGATTCCAGAGGAGTTTGACATCAGTGGTAGGAAAATGTTTGGCAAACTTAAGATTAGGGCCATATTAAAGTTTCTTCCATTGCATAATGGAAAAAGCATGGACTGTGAAgttagacctgggttcaaattcttgGTAGAGACATTGGCTGTGAAACCTCTGAAACAGCTTTTCTGAAAGATATATAGACTTTCTGAAATTTAGTGTCCATATCTGTAAATTGCAGTTTCCTTCTGTTGATTTGATGAAATAACATATGCAAAGCGTTTAGCACATTAATGCACGAAGACATTATTTTAGCAGTCTTAGTAGTTCTCTAGTATGACAGATGGTGAAATCAATTTTAGATGCAGAAAAGTTGAGTGGCTGAAGATGGACGGGTATTAGGAAAAAGTCTCAAAATCTGCAGGCTCAGATGTGACAATAGTTGTGGTGGAATGGTGGAAAAAACACTGGGCATTTGTTGTAGTCTTGGCCCTGTTGCTAACTACTTCTGTGGTCTTCAGTAAGCCATTGTCATCTTTGGCCTTGATTTTGTAAAATGAAGCAGCTGGACCAGAtggttttctttaaattctttctgTTGCCCAAATTAGAGCTAAAAGGTAGAGAAGACGATAgcagacatttattgaatacctactatgtactaggTACTGTTGCAAACACATTGTATCTATCCACTCATTCTCACAACAAACCCATGAGATACGTACggttattatccacattttacaaatgaggaaacttaaGGCCGAGGTGTTAACCTTGCTCAGGGTTCCAGAGCTTATAAAttgcagagctaggatttgaatccaggtaatCTGAATCCATGTTGTTAATCATTGTGCCAGGCTGCCTCTTGAGGAGAATGATATTGCGGATATTGTACACTATTAGAGATACTGTAAAATAAGATAGGGGCATATTTGGTAAGATGATCGTCTTTGGTCACAGGTGTGTGTGCAtggcaaaaattatttaattaaatgaatCTTGTCCCAATGTTTGCCACATTTCCTGGTTTGTATTCTCTCTATGCGTTCTGCCTCGTGGACttaaataatcaaaaaaataatTCTAGATTCCCTTCCACTAACCAAGGCTAGATACCCGAATTCACtgtgttttttgagaaacctttgAAAGGTCTGACCTAGCCATACATCAGAGCTGAAGAATCTCAGCGAACCATGTCCATTTCTGGGGTAAGGTGGTTTAGGATAGGCAGAGCAGCCTCAGCGCCCCAAATTCATTTCAGTGTTCCCACGCTTGAGCAGACTTGGTCTTAATTTTCTCGTTTTTCATCAGATTTGCGTTTATATATAGGAGCAGAAGGAGTTGAAAGTGAACTCTTAAGAGCATATTTGACATGGAATTAGATTGATGTTATAGCAACTATAGGTAAAAAAGGATTTTATAGttgaaaaatttgaaaagctCAGTATTAAGTATCTGTTATGATGTAGTACTGTGTTAATGTAGACTTTGGGCAGTTTGGGGATcaatactattttaaaagaaaaaatccatgGCTAAAATACTTTGACATAAAGAACTCAGCAAGTCTTTTGATCCCATATGTCAAACAAATCAGTTTATTGCCCTAAATCTACTGAAAGACTttgaatatatattaatacaatagTAGCATTTTGAGATGGGTCTATTTGATCACATCACAATAAAATACAATTGCTTCTTGTTCTTTTGTCGTGGAAAGGCAGCAGGTAATGCTGTGGTCCACTGTACTAAAGAGTAATGCCCTTATTCGTAGGGCTGCCAGATACAGTGGGCGGGTTTTTCACTGTGCAACACTTGGGGTGCAATCTTACAATAGACTGTGGTGTGTATTGTACTCTCTCGCGTTGTATACCCTATAGCACTGTTCTTGTGGCACTACTTTTGTGCTCCTGCCTCTACCCCAATCTTGAGTGTAAGAGTAATTTTTCCTTTAATAAGCCCTCTCCACcctgtttttctgctttttattttctttcactttttcagATGAAGTCACACTGTTGCTAAACCATGCATAGGTTTTCTATTGTTTGAATTATATGTGGTCAGAATTTCAGAAactggcttctttttctttacctCTTATATTGGTGAGTTTGGAATACTTGTGTTTTTGCAGACTTTTtggtttaatttaaatattagtcTGAAACATAAGCAAAAGAAGACTACCCTATCACTGTATTATATCTAACTTCAAAATCAGCTGTGTCGATTTTCTGATTATCTGTTGCTTTGGCTTGTATATCTTATAACTCTTCTTAGCTATCATGAAAATTCGTTCTAGCTGTAGCCTTAAAATCATTGGATATGAGAAATTTGAAGcacttttaatttattatttagcaAAGACAGATGCCAAATTGCAGCTTACTCTTGCTGAGCACTCCCACGATCACTTTTGCTTTTGGCTGTTGCCTCTCTCATCTTACTCAGACCTCTTTTAGCTGGATCAGTGGTTGAAATGGTATGAAAAGAGAATGACTGTAGTACCTGGTTACAGGTGTGCTTCTCTGTCAGGGAAATGTCAAATCAAGTTTTCACTAACACTCTTCCTCTTCAATTATAGTTAAAGAGACATGTTGATTCAATGGAGAGGAATAGTTTTTGGAGTGTGGTCTTTAAATACTACAGTAGGccgaataacttttaaaaaaagaattgttggAAAAATTTTAGTAATCTGAAATGCAGAGAACCTGAGAATTAAATCATGTGAAAAAGAGGTCGGGCAGAGCAACTTTAAGTGCGGTTTAGATAAGGGGAAAGATGCTAGAAGACTTGGAGTAGGTTTATTCAGCATTATTAAGTTAATTGTATACCATTTGtagttaattatttaataatgttaTACAAgggatatttcatatttttttctagactAGTGAGTGCTATCTAACTTGAACTTTAAACTTGAAGTTTATGTATATGTACACTGGGCATTTTAATTTGAAGTTCATGTTAGTATCTAAAGTGTAACAGGATTTATGTAGATGTACACTGGGCATTTTCAAATTTCATGTTAGTATCTGAAGTACAACAAGATTTGTATTAACAGAAGCTGTGAGAGAATGTGTAATACACTGATATCTCTTTATTGTGATTCTAGTTCTAGTATGTAGATATCCTTATTTAATAGGTCTGCTTTCTACTGTTTAAGATACGGAGGCATAACAATGCCTTGGGCATAGAagatattcagtaaatacttgttgaaagaATAACACTGACAGGTCTAGGTTGCTTCAATGTGGTAGATTAGATTGGTTAACAAATCTGTTTTCAGTAATAATCTGGtgacattatttaatatattttgaacacATTGAATGAAATGATTGTTAGCAATGGAGCAGAACATGTTTTATAGAAattttttgttctaatatttagAAGTCTTCATtgtcataataaaatgttagtatttatttacttatttacatcCTGATTAGTCTGTTTTGATTTAACCCTGACTAGGAGCTGATGAAtggacattttttcatttattccacatTAATATTTTAGATGGTCTAgtatttatcttttgaattttatttgtaaaaaattaaacagtataTGTAAAGCAATACTTTAATGaagaagaatatttgaaaaaattttatcTTCATCCATACCATCATCCTTAATAtcagagcattttttcattttcatgttttttatgcatatttatatatatttcacataatttACATCAGTGAATATGCaattttatacacattctttcaTGTAGTATAGTCATAATTATTTTCAGTAGCCACTCCATTAGAAATTATAactgtactcaggaggctgaggaaagaggattgcttgggtccaggagtttaaTATAGACTGGGCAACTTGGCAAGACcctcatttctaaataaataaataaaaatatatcttcttaaaaagaaaatcacaactGTAATTTACCAGACTTTGAGTGGGCAGTTATGTTGTTTCTGATTGACTTCGttgtaaataaaattgaagtGATTTTTATGTATATAACTTTCTTTGCATTATTGTCCTTAGCCTAAATTTCCAAGAGTAAAACACTCagttaaaaaagatttaaatgtttttatgaaTCTTATTATCATACTGCTTTCCAAAAagattacatatttaaaatttgtgtccagtgtttgtgtatttgtttttccataaCTCTTTGCTAGTATTGATCATtatctcctttaaaaataataactgtacagtggtatttatgtattttttgattaTCAAGAAGCTCAACATTTTCTCAAACTATTTATATCCTTTGCTTATTTACCCATtaggcatttattttattcttagtaAAGCATATGAAAAGTCCTACTATGTCATAGTTAACAAAATCATCCTCCTTTGAAAAACAGGCTTATAGTTTATTGCTGTATGTGtctatatttctgaatttttcttaTTGTAGACCATTcatcaagaattttgtatccaagGCCCAAAAGTTTGTTACCCAAGATGATGAATGCTGACATGGATGGTatgttcttcattttcttttttgtatactCCTGGTTTTGTGGATGCTTTTGCTTTATTAAGCAATGGAAAGGGCAGAGAAACCATGTTTAGAAGACTTTGATCTTGGCTAATTACTTATTTATATCTCATCTAGTTTTAGAAAGGACCAACCAAAGCAGCTTCCATTCCTTAGCTATGAGAGGTTGGCAAGttgtttttatcttctttacCTTAGTGGTGTTATCTGCAATTTGGggatacaaaattttatttcacagGGCTCTTGTATAAGTCAAGTAAGaatgaatataaaacattttgcaGATTTTTAAGTGCTACCCTACACAAATGTACCTAATGCTAATTAATAGTAAATTTGAACCTTTATATTACAGCAGTTGATGCTGAAAATCAAGTGGAACTGGAGGAAAAAACAAGACTTATTAATCAAGTGTTGGAACTCCAACACACACTTGAAGGTTAGCTTgcattttgtagtttatttgaaTGACAGCCAATTAATTGaacttgtaaacatttatattgctacattttgtttgttaggatgtataatttttaaaagaatgaacttcaaagtacacacatatatatatctatcttccTGCTTTGGTAGTTTAAAGAACAGATGCACTTCAGTCAAGTCAAATGTTGTTATTGTGCTTCCCTCTTTGAAGCCTAACATAATGCTGGCTAGTATGAGACCCCCTTTTAAGTCCCCATAATGTGTTACTAAGTCCGCTTtaataaagcttattttaaagtaaaaacaatgTATTAGCCTTGGAGATTAAAAAGGAATTCAtctgaattttttcattttctaagtcTTGCATAAAATTAATACACTGAAACatcttttgaattttaatgaaattaagaGGTTGTGTTTTTGGTGCCACAGTGAGCAGATCATGTCACTTAGAACCTCCCACTGATTTACATTTTACAGAGTTAATAAAAGTCATCTGTGACTTCCCtattagctttctttttctttttctttttttttttttttttttgagatggagttcactattgttgcccaggttggagtgcaatggcgcaacctcggctccctgcaacctcggctccctgcaacctccgcctcccaggttcaagcgattctcctgtctcagcctcccgagtagctgggattacaggcacctgctaccatgcctagctaatttttttgtatttttagtagagatagggtttcactatgttggccaggctggtctcaaactcctgacctcatgatccacccgcctcggcctcccaaagtgctgggattacaggtgtgagccaccatgcccagccggaatTAACCTCTTATGTGATCATCAGGAACTGCATGTGTTGAATGTCTTGATAATGTTACAATACAAGATGATAAGTTGCTTGGAAACTGACTGCCTGTATTCAGTATATGAATTCAGTTGTGTTAACCTGATGTATATCTTAAACATTTCTAGTAAAGATGTTATAGTTTTATGTTGATAAGACATGAaccaaaattcacattttaaaaacaaagtctttttaaaaaattactcaacaTTAATGCTATTTACGAAGAATAGCATTTAGTCTaatgtgaaatatctttttaGGAATTTGTCTACTAATTTGTACTCAGTTTGTTTACCTTGCTGTCTCTAAAATccaaattcttaaaatttaagGATTGTATTATTTAAGAATGAATCCTAAGAATTTTGTAATATGGAATCATTGTCATTGTTTTATTGATAatgggcatttttattttttatatagatcTCTCTGCAAGAGTAGATGCAGTTAAGGAAGAAAATCTGAAGCTAAAATCAGAAAACCAAGTTCTTGGACAATATATAGAAAACCTCATGTCAGCTTCTAGTGTTTTTCAAACAACTgacacaaaaagcaaaagaaagtaaGGGATTGACACCCTTCTGTTTTATGGAATTGCTGctgatcattttttctttaaaacttggATAGATTCCAAAAGTTACAGTACCTTTGTTTGTGGCTTCATTGAATATTTATGAAGATAATGTCAGATGTAGACAAAAATAACACAATAACAGGAGACTTCCATAAGTTTGTGTATTATGTTAGTCTATGAAAACGTGCAAATGTATTGTAGAGACTTTATAATtagaattgcatatatttatgaaaCTTAAAGATGAATGTTTTATTGAATTTGTAGGTTTAGCACTGTCTTTTATTATAGGATTAGTAAGATATACAAGAAAATAACCACCATGTTGTGAAAAAGTGACCAAAATCATGTACTAAATGCACAGCTTTATGTACCCTGTCCACCATCTTGTGCCTCTTCTCCATTTGCCTCTTCCTTCCTATTTCCCTTCCGCTAAGGAAAAAAATTGGTGTCACATttgtaaaagtaattttaatagtTAATCATCTCTGAGAGTAACCTGTATTTTAATTGTTGAAACTTAACCAAAATAAGATACTGTCT
Proteins encoded:
- the SCOC gene encoding short coiled-coil protein, which produces MRRRVFSSQDWQASGWNGMGFFSRRTFCGRSGRSCRRQLVQVSRPEVSAGSLPLPAPQAEDHSSRILYPRPKSLLPKMMNADMDAVDAENQVELEEKTRLINQVLELQHTLEDLSARVDAVKEENLKLKSENQVLGQYIENLMSASSVFQTTDTKSKRK